A section of the Amycolatopsis sp. AA4 genome encodes:
- a CDS encoding universal stress protein, with product MPGKKPDRAVLVGVDESEASLAAVRWAAAEARRRGCRLQLFQAGTSDQHARERFARAHRWLSRAAQVAEEAAPGVVTVPVLRTGLAVDLLVERSRSVSLAVLGSHGLGGLRGAAIGSVALRVAAGAYCPVVIVRGRAAPGGAVVVGVAADERVGGFAFEAAANRRVPLVAVRAWRSDRPGRAAEEDRLLRECLAAWADKYPEVAVRVRAVRERSAGQALMAVEGAQLVVIGSRGRGPGSGGRLGSTGNRLLAHSACPVAVVRGAFR from the coding sequence GTGCCCGGGAAGAAACCCGACCGCGCGGTGCTCGTCGGGGTGGACGAGTCGGAGGCCTCGCTGGCAGCGGTCCGCTGGGCGGCCGCGGAAGCGCGGCGCCGCGGCTGCCGCCTGCAGCTGTTCCAGGCCGGCACCTCCGACCAGCACGCGCGAGAGCGGTTCGCCCGCGCGCACCGATGGCTGAGCCGTGCGGCGCAGGTCGCCGAGGAGGCCGCGCCGGGGGTGGTGACGGTGCCGGTGCTGCGGACCGGGCTCGCGGTCGACTTGCTGGTCGAGAGGTCGCGGTCGGTGTCGCTGGCGGTGCTGGGTTCGCACGGGCTCGGCGGGCTGCGCGGGGCGGCGATCGGGTCGGTCGCGTTGCGGGTGGCGGCGGGGGCGTACTGCCCGGTGGTGATCGTGCGCGGGCGCGCGGCGCCGGGAGGGGCGGTCGTGGTCGGGGTGGCGGCCGACGAGCGCGTCGGGGGATTCGCCTTCGAGGCCGCGGCGAACCGGCGCGTGCCGCTGGTCGCGGTGCGGGCCTGGCGGTCCGACCGGCCGGGGCGGGCCGCGGAGGAGGACCGGTTGCTCCGCGAGTGCCTCGCCGCCTGGGCGGACAAGTATCCGGAGGTCGCGGTGCGGGTCCGGGCGGTGCGGGAGCGTTCGGCGGGACAGGCGTTGATGGCCGTCGAGGGCGCGCAGTTGGTCGTGATCGGCAGCCGGGGCCGCGGGCCGGGCTCCGGCGGGCGGCTCGGGTCCACCGGCAACCGGCTGCTCGCGCACTCGGCGTGCCCGGTGGCGGTCGTCCGCGGAGCGTTCCGGTGA
- a CDS encoding DUF1918 domain-containing protein, giving the protein MRAQPGDWLVVKSGRTEVPDRHGRVVATGTPDGGPPFTVRWFLGGYVSTIFPGPDAVVLTEAQRRAAAPNGGTRRPRRGTEDVGPQSR; this is encoded by the coding sequence ATGCGCGCACAGCCCGGCGACTGGCTGGTGGTGAAGAGCGGACGGACGGAAGTCCCGGACCGGCACGGCCGCGTCGTCGCGACCGGGACCCCGGACGGCGGCCCGCCGTTCACCGTCCGCTGGTTCCTCGGCGGCTACGTTTCGACGATCTTCCCCGGCCCGGACGCGGTCGTGCTCACCGAGGCGCAGCGGAGAGCCGCTGCGCCGAACGGCGGAACACGCCGCCCGCGCCGCGGCACTGAGGACGTTGGTCCTCAGAGCCGGTGA